From a region of the Roseivirga sp. 4D4 genome:
- a CDS encoding carbohydrate kinase family protein, whose product MSRKYKVAVVGPIPRDHITTHRGEVIEKYGCITHPVIGLAQLLRDQGTVYPISHIRKIDTPAVREIFKPFPAIDMSGVSDEADSGDVIKLKFIDQNFREEKQTAFMNPIMPKDLAPYIDCDAFVFVPITDHEIVLDTLKYLKEHSSGTIIFDGHGPTHTMTIGGDRHKKFWVERDLWLPYIDVLKMNLEESWCTWYKHEYAESELTDLLDDIGQDHLRPMADYILDRGPKALIITTDASGCKVFTKPNGELKEEFVPSIFMEQVIDTTGCGDSFAGGLAYGLKDGGDNFILSAMYANALGAQRTQGTTFEVFKSLDETEDMMRGHYPDFK is encoded by the coding sequence ATGAGCAGAAAATACAAAGTAGCGGTTGTAGGGCCAATCCCTCGAGATCACATTACCACACACAGAGGTGAGGTGATCGAAAAGTATGGTTGTATTACTCATCCAGTGATTGGCTTGGCGCAACTACTGAGAGATCAGGGTACGGTTTACCCGATCTCACATATTCGTAAAATTGATACCCCAGCCGTTCGGGAAATATTCAAGCCATTTCCTGCGATTGATATGTCAGGGGTGAGTGACGAAGCTGACAGTGGGGACGTTATCAAACTGAAGTTCATCGATCAAAACTTCAGAGAAGAAAAGCAGACGGCATTTATGAATCCAATCATGCCGAAGGATTTAGCGCCATACATTGACTGTGATGCTTTTGTCTTTGTACCGATCACAGATCATGAGATCGTTTTGGATACCCTAAAGTATCTCAAAGAGCATAGCTCAGGGACCATAATCTTCGATGGCCATGGACCTACACATACCATGACTATAGGAGGAGATCGGCATAAGAAGTTTTGGGTCGAAAGAGATCTATGGTTACCATACATCGATGTGCTGAAGATGAACCTTGAAGAGTCATGGTGTACCTGGTATAAGCATGAGTATGCTGAAAGCGAATTGACCGACCTTCTAGATGATATCGGACAGGATCACTTAAGGCCTATGGCTGATTACATCTTAGACAGGGGTCCAAAAGCGCTAATAATCACCACAGATGCGTCTGGCTGCAAAGTATTCACAAAGCCCAATGGTGAGTTGAAAGAAGAATTTGTCCCGTCCATCTTTATGGAACAGGTTATCGATACAACAGGCTGTGGCGACTCTTTTGCAGGAGGCTTGGCCTACGGTTTGAAGGATGGTGGCGACAACTTTATTTTATCCGCTATGTATGCCAATGCACTTGGCGCACAACGTACACAAGGCACGACCTTCGAAGTCTTCAAGTCTCTTGATGAGACGGAGGACATGATGCGAGGTCACTACCCTGATTTTAAATGA
- the pgmB gene encoding beta-phosphoglucomutase: MILPKACIFDLDGVIVDTVPAHYTAWKAMADEVGVAFDEAENENLKGVSRFDSMKHILSLGNIEKTDEEIQAYTERKNEIYVDIISSMTPSDILPGVVDFIDKLKANGIAIAIGSASKNTPTILKCVGLDKVFKVIVDGNQITQSKPNPEVFLKGAEQLGFFPEDCLVLEDAISGVKAAKAGGMKCIGVGDPIVLSEADVVISDLTKVDIDFLKALYSNEELHQA; encoded by the coding sequence ATGATTTTACCTAAAGCATGCATATTTGACCTGGATGGTGTTATAGTTGATACCGTACCAGCACACTACACTGCCTGGAAGGCCATGGCAGATGAAGTAGGTGTGGCCTTTGACGAAGCCGAGAATGAGAACCTTAAAGGGGTAAGTCGTTTCGACTCTATGAAGCATATACTCTCCTTGGGCAATATTGAAAAGACTGACGAAGAGATTCAGGCCTATACTGAACGTAAGAATGAGATATACGTGGATATTATCTCCTCTATGACGCCATCGGATATTTTACCCGGTGTTGTTGACTTCATTGATAAACTCAAGGCCAATGGCATTGCCATAGCCATTGGATCTGCCAGTAAAAACACGCCTACCATTTTAAAGTGTGTAGGGCTTGATAAGGTCTTTAAAGTGATTGTGGATGGTAACCAGATCACCCAATCAAAACCCAACCCAGAAGTATTTCTAAAAGGAGCAGAACAGCTTGGATTCTTCCCAGAAGACTGTTTGGTTTTGGAAGATGCCATATCAGGTGTAAAAGCGGCAAAGGCCGGAGGCATGAAGTGTATTGGAGTTGGAGACCCAATCGTGTTATCAGAAGCTGATGTAGTAATCAGCGATTTAACCAAAGTAGATATTGATTTTTTAAAAGCATTATACAGTAATGAAGAATTACATCAAGCATGA
- a CDS encoding family 65 glycosyl hydrolase domain-containing protein, with amino-acid sequence MKNYIKHDPWSIIEEGFVPEYNRISESIFSIGNGMFGGRANFEEQYSGDTLQGNYVAGVYYPDKTRVGWWKNGYPEYFAKVLNAANWIGINIEFDGEALDLHTAEVSDFRRELNMQEGYLQRSFTATLPSGKSVSVITTRFNSMVRNRIGAIAYQVTPLNFSGEAKITPYVDFDVVNADSNYDEKFWVEQSKQAGSDFSYIVASTKKTDFWVATGMSFKIGGSWTSKGRTTADRDKYVEVTETGSVSEGEAFTIYKYAANISSMNFEKDVLAKECQTQVEDAMSTGFDALMDEQKAAWIESWKKSDITIDGDVSSQQGIRFNIFQLNQTYTGKDERLNIGPKGFTGEKYGGSTYWDTEAYCLPFYLATSDQEVARNLVMYRYKHLDRAIENAEKLGFTDGAALYPMVTMNGEECHNEWEITFEEIHRNGAIAYAIYDYINYHDDNEYLVDYGLEVLIAISRFWAQRVQWSKAKEQYVMLGVTGPNEYENNVNNNWYTSKMALWTLKYTIEGLQQYKESPKLKALLEKINFKGVEETNKWQHILDNMYLGYDEELGVFLQQDGFLDKELIKTDDMNPEDRPINQKWSWDRILRSCYIKQADTLQGVYLFEDEFDIETIERNFDFYEPLTVHESSLSPCVHGILASKLGRKEKAYEMYIRTARLDLDDYNNDTEDGCHTTSMAGTWMAFAKGFAGMRVRNGELYFSPSLPDQWEGYSFKIKFRERNLKISASKNAVTIKNDSAEGLELYVFDDKHSLAGNSEIIIDMP; translated from the coding sequence ATGAAGAATTACATCAAGCATGATCCTTGGTCGATCATAGAAGAAGGCTTTGTTCCAGAGTACAATAGAATTTCAGAAAGTATATTCAGTATAGGAAATGGCATGTTCGGTGGACGTGCCAACTTCGAAGAGCAATACTCGGGAGACACACTTCAAGGCAACTATGTCGCGGGAGTGTACTATCCAGATAAGACTCGAGTTGGCTGGTGGAAAAATGGTTACCCAGAGTACTTCGCTAAAGTATTGAATGCTGCCAATTGGATTGGAATTAATATCGAATTCGATGGGGAAGCTTTAGATCTGCATACCGCTGAAGTCTCCGATTTCAGACGTGAATTGAATATGCAAGAGGGCTATCTACAGCGCTCTTTTACCGCCACTCTTCCGAGTGGAAAGTCTGTTTCAGTCATTACCACCAGATTTAACAGCATGGTGCGTAATAGGATTGGGGCCATCGCTTATCAAGTAACTCCATTGAATTTCTCTGGAGAAGCCAAAATCACTCCATATGTTGATTTTGATGTAGTGAACGCAGACTCAAACTATGATGAGAAGTTCTGGGTAGAACAGTCTAAACAGGCCGGTTCTGATTTCTCTTATATCGTGGCGAGTACGAAAAAGACGGATTTCTGGGTCGCAACGGGTATGTCGTTTAAAATAGGAGGATCATGGACCTCTAAAGGAAGAACAACTGCCGATCGCGACAAATACGTTGAAGTGACTGAAACAGGAAGTGTTTCAGAGGGAGAGGCCTTCACCATCTATAAGTATGCAGCGAATATCTCTTCGATGAACTTTGAGAAGGATGTGCTTGCCAAAGAATGTCAGACTCAGGTTGAAGATGCCATGTCTACAGGTTTCGATGCCTTGATGGATGAGCAAAAAGCTGCTTGGATTGAAAGCTGGAAAAAGAGTGATATCACCATTGATGGAGATGTGTCTTCTCAGCAAGGTATTCGATTCAATATTTTTCAATTGAATCAAACGTATACTGGTAAAGATGAAAGACTGAACATTGGTCCTAAAGGCTTTACAGGAGAGAAATATGGTGGAAGTACCTATTGGGACACTGAAGCCTACTGTTTACCATTCTACCTGGCAACTTCTGATCAGGAAGTAGCGAGAAACCTGGTTATGTACCGCTATAAGCACTTAGACAGAGCCATTGAAAATGCAGAAAAACTAGGCTTTACCGATGGAGCGGCACTTTACCCAATGGTGACTATGAATGGAGAAGAGTGTCACAATGAATGGGAAATCACCTTCGAAGAGATTCATAGAAATGGCGCTATCGCATACGCCATTTATGACTATATCAATTACCATGACGATAATGAATATCTCGTTGACTATGGTTTAGAGGTACTGATTGCTATATCAAGATTCTGGGCACAACGTGTCCAATGGTCTAAAGCCAAGGAGCAGTATGTAATGCTGGGTGTAACTGGACCTAATGAGTACGAAAACAATGTCAACAATAACTGGTACACCAGTAAAATGGCATTGTGGACCCTGAAATACACAATTGAGGGATTACAACAGTATAAGGAGAGCCCCAAACTAAAAGCACTCCTTGAGAAAATCAATTTCAAGGGTGTAGAAGAGACAAACAAATGGCAGCATATTCTAGACAACATGTACCTGGGCTATGACGAAGAATTGGGTGTGTTCTTGCAGCAGGATGGATTCTTGGATAAAGAGCTCATCAAAACCGATGATATGAACCCTGAGGATCGTCCGATCAACCAGAAGTGGTCTTGGGATAGGATTCTACGCTCATGTTACATCAAACAGGCTGATACGCTTCAGGGCGTCTACCTCTTTGAGGATGAGTTTGATATAGAAACCATCGAAAGGAACTTTGATTTCTACGAACCACTAACGGTTCATGAATCATCATTATCTCCATGTGTGCATGGAATCCTTGCTTCTAAGCTAGGTCGCAAAGAGAAGGCCTATGAGATGTACATCCGTACGGCTCGTCTTGATTTAGATGATTATAATAATGATACCGAAGATGGCTGTCATACCACCTCAATGGCCGGTACATGGATGGCCTTCGCCAAAGGTTTTGCAGGGATGAGGGTTAGAAATGGAGAACTCTACTTCAGCCCTTCATTGCCAGATCAATGGGAGGGATACTCGTTCAAAATTAAATTTAGAGAGCGTAACCTCAAGATCTCTGCCTCAAAGAATGCTGTCACTATAAAGAATGATTCAGCTGAGGGTTTAGAGCTTTACGTCTTTGACGATAAGCATTCATTAGCTGGAAATAGTGAAATCATCATTGATATGCCTTAA
- a CDS encoding N-acetylmuramoyl-L-alanine amidase: MLTIILNFSIFKSDCDGSSVKRFLLLFILLQAFWINTSIAQSTPKTVIAVSGDGIHKILIKNGFDPIKYYKEFVRLNKKNISRSNGLFIGKKYILPNEGSGTTSSSSADDKSIDFPLFGKKYAKVPIESNALKGAIYYLISGHGGPDPGAVAKRSGRTISEDEYAYDVTLRLARSLLAQGAEVYLIIQDKNDGIRDESILKVDYDEVNYPNQKIPRSQKLRLRQRTASVNKLFKQNGKAYQRLVVTHVDSRSQREKIDVFFYHHKNSKSGKRLATNLQKTFKQKYAKYQPNRKYTGTVESRSNLYVIRNTLPPVVYIELGNLKNTADQRRILNATNRDALAKWIAEGLTLDYSKSK; encoded by the coding sequence ATGTTGACAATCATCCTAAATTTTAGCATCTTCAAATCTGATTGCGATGGCAGCTCAGTGAAAAGATTTTTACTTCTCTTTATACTCCTTCAAGCCTTCTGGATTAATACCTCCATCGCCCAATCGACCCCAAAAACGGTTATTGCTGTATCTGGAGATGGCATCCATAAAATACTGATTAAGAACGGGTTTGACCCAATTAAGTATTACAAAGAGTTCGTACGCCTGAACAAAAAGAATATCAGCCGCTCCAATGGTCTGTTCATCGGCAAGAAGTATATACTTCCAAACGAAGGTAGTGGTACAACAAGTTCTTCATCTGCTGATGACAAGTCAATCGACTTTCCTCTTTTCGGCAAAAAGTACGCTAAAGTACCCATAGAAAGTAACGCCCTAAAAGGAGCTATCTATTATCTCATTTCAGGCCATGGCGGACCCGATCCGGGAGCGGTTGCAAAACGTAGTGGAAGAACCATCTCAGAAGATGAGTATGCCTATGACGTAACCCTCAGATTGGCCAGAAGTCTGTTAGCTCAGGGTGCTGAAGTTTACTTAATAATTCAGGACAAAAATGATGGTATCAGAGATGAGAGTATTCTCAAAGTGGACTATGATGAAGTCAACTACCCGAACCAGAAGATTCCAAGAAGTCAGAAACTGCGCTTAAGACAGCGAACGGCTTCCGTTAACAAGCTCTTTAAGCAAAATGGAAAGGCCTATCAACGCCTAGTGGTTACTCATGTGGATAGCCGTAGTCAAAGAGAGAAAATTGACGTTTTCTTCTATCATCATAAAAACAGTAAATCAGGCAAGCGATTAGCTACTAACCTTCAAAAGACCTTCAAACAGAAGTACGCCAAGTATCAACCCAATCGAAAGTATACCGGCACAGTAGAGAGTCGAAGCAATCTCTATGTTATTCGGAATACTCTTCCCCCGGTGGTTTATATCGAACTGGGCAATCTAAAAAACACTGCAGACCAAAGGCGTATTCTAAATGCTACTAATCGGGATGCTTTGGCCAAGTGGATTGCCGAGGGACTAACTTTGGACTACAGCAAATCCAAGTGA
- a CDS encoding carboxypeptidase-like regulatory domain-containing protein — MRLLLFCFFLTTITTLTVRAQDSVLVLRGQVIEQKSEEPVPFVNIRLNDYYYGTSTNLDGRFELKLKQGRFSDKNELQISCIGYQSLVIKLSSLDPSLYQTIRLIPRQNSLDDFVVRSSRLRRKESNQARTVVMDAIDRIPANRAKTNYLAKSFYRHYCKEDTSYVRLTEAAIALFQHKKGGKFVQIPEQRLHFGLNHMRRSFDYTSFAKLSHPPISLNFIMSNDLTNYEFHNPLRRNLDHYEFMIEDTTSLNNEPIIVIGFEPKEPQKRKLNYEGKLFINMKDKGFVRADIKEIQVFSNAIDSIRSTVDKQVFFQKFKGKYFPQRLLSDVNAEHFFSGSDQSVSHQSHVEIMVNELIPKSQAEFAAGEPSEEDLRAIQYDSAFWNSYTVLEATPLEKKIIDDLSKKVSLQNQFEAINRFKEGVQSIIDNSDFQAAISDYNGTPVYTVLWAKWGVPNFYEIIPSPYLRKLMKKGKVKLLMISLDEDEATWNENREIYGLNRDFVIHKRVPLGLGDDIVQKFFEELVPDYLVLGVDGKILDHFPPLPSVSDVKSYYNELMKQKSVESQNR, encoded by the coding sequence ATGCGTTTACTCCTCTTCTGCTTCTTTCTGACCACCATCACCACCTTGACCGTCCGTGCTCAGGACTCGGTGTTGGTATTAAGAGGTCAGGTCATCGAACAGAAAAGTGAAGAGCCAGTGCCTTTTGTGAACATCAGGCTCAATGATTACTACTACGGAACGTCCACCAATCTGGATGGACGATTTGAGTTAAAGCTAAAACAAGGACGCTTCTCTGATAAAAATGAGCTTCAAATATCTTGCATAGGATACCAGTCTCTCGTCATCAAACTTTCCTCCCTGGATCCAAGCTTATATCAGACCATTCGATTAATACCGCGACAGAATAGCCTTGATGATTTTGTGGTAAGAAGCTCGAGGCTTAGGCGTAAAGAGAGCAATCAAGCCAGGACAGTGGTTATGGATGCTATAGACAGGATCCCGGCCAACAGAGCCAAAACTAATTATCTGGCCAAATCATTTTATAGGCATTACTGTAAAGAGGATACCAGTTATGTGAGGCTAACAGAAGCGGCTATAGCGCTTTTTCAGCATAAAAAGGGAGGTAAGTTTGTCCAGATCCCTGAGCAGCGACTTCATTTTGGCCTAAATCATATGCGAAGGAGCTTTGATTATACAAGCTTCGCAAAACTCTCACACCCCCCTATTTCCCTCAACTTCATCATGTCGAATGACCTGACCAATTATGAGTTCCACAATCCATTGAGACGAAATTTAGATCATTATGAATTCATGATTGAGGACACTACTTCTCTAAATAATGAGCCCATTATCGTGATAGGCTTTGAACCAAAAGAGCCTCAAAAGCGAAAGCTCAATTATGAAGGCAAGTTGTTCATCAACATGAAGGATAAGGGTTTTGTAAGAGCTGATATCAAAGAAATTCAGGTCTTCTCCAACGCTATTGATAGTATTCGTTCAACTGTAGACAAACAGGTCTTTTTCCAGAAGTTCAAAGGAAAGTACTTCCCACAGCGTTTACTATCAGATGTAAATGCCGAGCACTTCTTTTCGGGTTCGGATCAATCCGTTAGTCACCAATCTCATGTAGAGATCATGGTGAACGAGTTGATCCCCAAATCACAGGCTGAATTCGCAGCTGGGGAACCCTCTGAGGAAGATTTACGAGCCATTCAATATGATTCGGCCTTCTGGAATTCCTATACAGTACTAGAAGCAACACCGCTAGAGAAGAAAATTATTGATGATCTCTCCAAAAAAGTATCGCTACAGAATCAGTTCGAAGCGATCAATAGATTTAAAGAAGGCGTTCAGTCCATTATTGATAACTCAGACTTTCAAGCAGCCATAAGCGATTACAATGGAACCCCTGTTTATACCGTCTTATGGGCAAAGTGGGGCGTCCCAAATTTCTATGAAATAATTCCATCGCCTTACCTTAGAAAGTTGATGAAAAAAGGAAAAGTCAAACTCTTGATGATCTCTCTTGACGAGGATGAAGCCACGTGGAATGAAAACCGAGAAATCTACGGCCTGAATAGAGACTTTGTAATTCACAAGCGAGTTCCATTGGGATTAGGAGATGATATCGTTCAGAAGTTCTTTGAGGAGCTTGTTCCAGACTATTTGGTACTTGGCGTAGATGGAAAAATTCTAGACCACTTCCCTCCATTACCGAGCGTATCGGATGTCAAGTCTTACTACAATGAACTAATGAAACAAAAATCAGTTGAGTCGCAGAACCGATAG
- a CDS encoding PLDc N-terminal domain-containing protein — translation MKPFLIIDPSIHSINGTSMFFMIIAFYIIPFLIVALALIDVLRNEFEGSNKLIWVLVIILMPVLGSILYYFIGRNQRIKR, via the coding sequence TTGAAGCCTTTTTTAATTATCGATCCGTCCATTCACAGCATAAATGGTACTTCTATGTTCTTTATGATTATCGCATTCTATATCATTCCATTCCTAATTGTCGCACTGGCATTGATAGATGTGCTTAGAAATGAATTCGAAGGCAGTAATAAACTGATTTGGGTACTCGTAATCATCTTGATGCCCGTCCTAGGATCAATCCTGTACTACTTTATCGGGAGGAATCAGCGGATTAAGCGGTAA
- a CDS encoding Gfo/Idh/MocA family protein codes for MKESSRRDFIKTSALFGGGLMLGNPFNITANPLSVADKVNIAVVGCGGRGSGVLFNNIPKIPSANLVAVCDIVESRREGAKERFNSQFGGKVNAYEDFYEMLEKEELDAVVLTTPDFWHKAHAVDAMNAGLHVYCEKAMSNNIEDAKKMAQAMKSTGKLLQIGRQRRSNDRYRFTHQVLLEREQMFGRLTHAIGQWNRSRIWSQRPNKRDNIDLKKLDRYGFKTMDQVYNWRNYKELGGGVVSDLGSHQIDIFNWFFGAFPHTVYASGNNSYFGLEQADTMATILEYDTPKGPAIGIYENISNSRAVGVYERFIGDDGAFIISEGKDNKIYRESRVSSKRWKKYIDKGYLSNLADMQQYKEKESGDSGIKETAPQISYDIKDMNDMDKVYNLAAHTAHLYNFVETVRGEETLNYDAEESYKSEVCIYKIHEAINAGGNRIKINPKEYKI; via the coding sequence ATGAAAGAATCTAGTAGACGAGATTTCATCAAGACCTCTGCCCTTTTCGGTGGTGGATTGATGTTAGGAAATCCATTTAACATAACAGCAAACCCACTAAGTGTTGCTGACAAAGTCAACATAGCTGTTGTTGGTTGCGGTGGACGTGGTAGCGGTGTATTATTCAACAACATACCAAAAATCCCGAGTGCCAATTTGGTAGCGGTCTGCGACATTGTGGAAAGCAGACGAGAAGGAGCAAAAGAGCGTTTTAATTCTCAATTTGGGGGCAAGGTCAATGCCTATGAGGACTTCTATGAAATGCTTGAGAAGGAAGAGCTGGATGCAGTTGTTCTAACCACTCCAGACTTTTGGCACAAAGCACATGCGGTTGATGCTATGAATGCGGGACTTCATGTCTATTGTGAAAAGGCAATGTCGAACAATATCGAAGATGCCAAAAAGATGGCTCAAGCGATGAAATCGACTGGTAAACTTCTACAGATTGGTAGACAAAGAAGATCAAACGACAGGTACCGTTTTACACACCAGGTTCTTCTGGAACGTGAACAAATGTTTGGTCGATTGACACATGCCATAGGCCAATGGAACAGATCTCGCATTTGGTCACAAAGACCCAATAAAAGAGATAATATAGACCTTAAGAAGCTGGATCGTTACGGTTTCAAAACCATGGATCAGGTTTACAATTGGAGAAACTATAAAGAGCTTGGCGGTGGTGTAGTATCAGATCTGGGTTCTCATCAAATCGATATCTTCAACTGGTTCTTTGGGGCCTTCCCTCATACGGTGTATGCCTCTGGTAATAACTCTTACTTTGGTTTAGAGCAAGCGGATACAATGGCGACCATACTTGAGTATGATACACCGAAGGGACCCGCTATCGGCATTTACGAGAATATATCGAACTCTAGGGCTGTTGGCGTGTATGAGCGCTTTATTGGAGACGATGGTGCCTTTATTATCTCCGAAGGCAAGGACAATAAGATTTACCGTGAGTCACGTGTTTCTTCCAAACGATGGAAAAAGTATATCGATAAAGGTTATCTCTCAAACCTGGCTGATATGCAGCAGTACAAAGAAAAGGAATCGGGAGATTCAGGTATTAAGGAAACTGCGCCTCAAATCAGTTATGACATCAAGGACATGAACGATATGGACAAGGTGTATAACCTGGCAGCGCACACGGCACACTTGTACAATTTTGTCGAGACAGTGCGTGGTGAAGAAACCTTGAATTATGATGCAGAGGAATCTTACAAATCAGAAGTCTGTATTTACAAGATTCACGAAGCGATCAATGCCGGTGGTAATAGGATTAAAATAAATCCAAAAGAGTATAAAATCTAG
- a CDS encoding FAD:protein FMN transferase, producing the protein MEHFEHDAMATQFTLTIEGESKEDAENASLQVFQLIDQLELQLSRFIPDSDISRINRMKANEQLPIDFETWEVMKMAIEISQMTKGAFDIGVARHMDIFRASKQGILNEFEMTKALANVQEEKLAAGIFIDPDKPMAYCVKEGVQFDLGGIGKGYALDKVKLKLTHLGIDTFTLSAGDSTLLVSNNTEFKDSWQYSIASSQDKMELELSNVVVSASGTFYQGNHIFDPRTGSNQISNSYHRLWVACPSAAYSDAFSTALFLTAEEEIRKILAESDKIIWVAYSKDGNLQFLSKNHIY; encoded by the coding sequence ATGGAACACTTCGAGCACGATGCGATGGCAACGCAGTTTACACTAACCATTGAAGGTGAGTCTAAGGAGGATGCTGAAAATGCCTCCCTACAGGTATTTCAACTTATCGATCAATTAGAGCTTCAACTCAGCAGGTTTATACCCGATAGTGATATCTCACGCATCAATCGCATGAAGGCAAATGAACAACTTCCGATCGATTTTGAGACTTGGGAAGTGATGAAAATGGCTATAGAGATAAGTCAAATGACGAAAGGAGCCTTTGATATTGGCGTTGCGAGGCACATGGATATCTTCAGAGCATCGAAGCAGGGCATACTGAATGAGTTTGAGATGACCAAAGCCCTGGCAAATGTTCAGGAGGAAAAGCTAGCTGCAGGAATCTTCATAGATCCTGACAAGCCAATGGCTTATTGCGTAAAGGAAGGTGTTCAATTTGACCTTGGAGGCATTGGAAAAGGTTATGCACTTGACAAGGTAAAACTGAAGCTTACGCATTTGGGTATTGACACATTCACGCTGAGTGCCGGAGATAGCACTCTCTTAGTGAGCAACAATACTGAATTCAAAGACTCATGGCAGTATAGCATTGCCAGTAGCCAGGACAAAATGGAGTTAGAGCTTAGCAATGTGGTCGTGAGCGCTTCGGGTACTTTTTATCAGGGCAATCACATTTTCGATCCTAGAACAGGAAGCAATCAAATATCCAATAGTTATCACAGACTCTGGGTCGCTTGTCCATCAGCTGCCTATTCTGATGCATTTTCGACCGCTCTCTTTTTAACTGCGGAGGAAGAGATTAGAAAAATCTTGGCCGAAAGCGACAAAATTATCTGGGTGGCTTATTCAAAGGATGGAAATCTTCAATTCCTTTCAAAAAATCACATATATTAG
- a CDS encoding AI-2E family transporter, whose protein sequence is MAQGINSDVRTIKNILMLFAAILLIVLIKTLSGLLIPLAFALFIGILLSPIIEYLEKKKWPYTVSITMITVLTLGFMFLIGLVIYDTGSQILDEKTKLLAQVEARFEVILSQLEFIPGVKELEADGFTAALNRIISKDFILNTSGVVAGQLGTFTFNFILSAVYLVAVLGSIVKYEMYINYLEGDDQQGKERLLNSFTEVKASIVSYMKVKFFTSFCTGLFFGVLSWIFGIDFALFWGFLAFLLNFIPTVGSIAATIPPVLLGLIQIDSSGSFVLFIALLIATQFVWGNVIEPYLMGTSVALNTVTVILGLIIWGYIWGISGMLLSVPLIVMARVILAQIPDADLLVKLMGRSRLGKENQ, encoded by the coding sequence ATGGCGCAAGGAATAAATTCAGATGTCCGGACCATTAAAAATATTCTGATGCTTTTTGCTGCGATCTTGTTGATCGTGCTGATCAAAACACTGTCCGGATTACTTATTCCTCTAGCCTTTGCCTTGTTCATAGGGATTCTACTTTCCCCCATCATTGAATATTTAGAAAAAAAGAAATGGCCTTACACCGTAAGCATTACCATGATCACCGTACTTACATTGGGTTTTATGTTCTTGATCGGCCTGGTAATCTATGACACTGGTTCCCAAATCCTTGATGAGAAAACGAAACTACTAGCCCAGGTTGAAGCCAGATTTGAGGTAATTCTTAGCCAACTAGAGTTTATTCCTGGTGTGAAGGAACTAGAAGCTGATGGATTTACTGCAGCCCTGAATAGGATCATCTCAAAAGACTTCATCCTTAATACATCTGGCGTAGTAGCAGGGCAATTAGGCACATTTACCTTCAACTTTATTCTCTCTGCTGTTTACCTGGTGGCTGTACTAGGCAGTATTGTCAAATACGAAATGTACATCAACTATCTGGAAGGAGATGATCAGCAAGGCAAAGAACGGCTCTTAAATTCATTCACAGAGGTGAAAGCGTCAATTGTCAGTTATATGAAAGTCAAATTCTTCACTAGCTTTTGCACAGGGCTCTTCTTTGGGGTGCTTAGCTGGATCTTTGGTATTGACTTCGCTTTGTTTTGGGGTTTCTTAGCTTTCCTGCTCAACTTTATCCCCACAGTGGGTTCCATTGCTGCCACGATTCCCCCGGTACTTCTTGGACTTATTCAAATTGATAGCAGCGGATCTTTTGTCCTTTTCATAGCCCTATTGATTGCAACACAATTCGTTTGGGGCAATGTGATCGAGCCTTACCTTATGGGTACCTCAGTAGCATTAAATACAGTAACGGTTATTCTTGGCCTTATTATCTGGGGCTACATTTGGGGCATTTCTGGAATGCTACTTTCTGTTCCGCTAATTGTTATGGCTCGTGTGATACTAGCACAAATACCCGATGCAGACTTACTGGTCAAACTTATGGGGCGTAGTAGGCTCGGGAAAGAAAACCAATAG